AGGCGTCTGGGCGACGAGGCTCGTAGGGACTCGGTGCCGTAGCGCTCGGGGAGCACTTGCTGGAATGCGGGTCCGGCAGCGACAACTTCTCCCCGCGGGCTTGCGTGGCGCGGGTGCTGCGGCGCGGGTCAGCGGGGCAGCGGGTCAGTGCGCCGCCGCTGCCGGTCAGCGGGACGTGGCGAGGAGAGGCCGATGCACGGAAACGCGCTTCCCCCAGGCCCTCCCCGCCACCCTCCTCGGGGATATCCCCCCAGCTCACCGCATGTTCACCGATCTCCATGAGGTCTCCACCTCAGTGGTGGTGCTCCGGGCCGCGTCGAGGCGCAGGATGCACTCGCCGCTCCGCTCGCGGACGTCCGCGGGGACCCGGTGCGGGCCCCGTCGTCGGCCCGTCGAACGGAAGCGTGATGTCTCTCCTCCACATGCTGATGGACCCCGCCCAGCTGCTCGCGCACTTCGGTACCGCGTTCTGGGGGATCGCCCACCTCATCGTCTTCATCGAGTGCGGGCTGCCGTTCCCGCTCTTGCCCGGCGACTCGCTGCTGTTCGCGGTGGGGATGTTCTCCCACGGCGGGCAGCTCGGCGTGCCGCTGATCGTCTCGCTGCTGACGCTGATGGTCGCGGCCTTCGCCGGCAACGTCGCGGGATACGAGATCGGTCGCGGCGTCGGCGCGAGGCTCTACGAGCGCGACGGCCGCTTCCTCAAGCGCAAGCACTTCGACCGCACCATCGAGTTCTTCGACCGCTACGGCCGGCGCGCCCTGGTGCTCGGCCGGTTCGTGCCCGTGGTGCGCACCTTCATCACCGTCGTCGCGGGCGCCGGGCAGATGCCGCGCCGCGTGTTCCTGACCTGGTCCGCCGTGGGTGCGGCCCTGTGGGTCACCCTCATCACGACGCTCGGCTACGCCTTCGGCGAGGTCGCCGTGATCCGCGACCACCTCGAGATCGCCGTGCTCGTCCTCGTCGCACTCTCGGTGCTGCCGAAGGTGATCGAGGCGCAGCGCCGGAAGCTGCGGGGACCGGCGCGGTCCGACGCCGCGTCTGCTGATGCTGCGGAGTCCGACTCCGCGGAGTTCACCTCCGCAGAGTCCACCTCCGCGAAGGTCGACGCCGTCGAGGTGGCCTGAGGGGTCGTCGTCCCCGTCGGCCCCGTCGGCGGGGGACATGTGCTGGACTCATCGCTCGATGACGACAACTCCTCCCCGCCGACTGGCGGCGGCGCGGCGGTCGTGGCGGCCGCGGCATGCCGGAGGGCACTTCGCCGAGCTCCGGGACGTGGAGCCCTCGGCGCTCATCTCGCGTCGGACATGGGGAGCGGGTCGGCTTGTGAACCGGGATCGGTGCGCAGCCGCCCGTAGGTGTCGACGTCGATCCGCTCGCCATCGATGAGGAACTTGCCGCGCTCGGTTCCCTCCCTGACGAATCCGGCTGCTCGTGCCACGCGACCGGAGGCGGGGTTGTTCACGCGGTGCCCGAGCTCGAGCCGTTCGAGACCCCGGGTGGTGAGCGCCCAGTCCGCGACGGTCGCCGCCGCGCGACGCATCCACCCGCGGCCGCGCGCGGACTCCGTCATCCAGTACCCGAACCATCCACTGAGGTTGGCCTCGTCGACGCTGACGCACACGAGTCCGACCAGTGCGTCGTCCGCGGCGATGGCCCACCCCTCGTGCGGCGAGCTCTCGGAGACGAGGCGTGCGACGTAGCGCTCCGCGTCCACCAGCGTCGCCACGTCTCCCTGGCGTTCCATGTCAGGCGCGGAGGCGAATGCCGCGTGCACCGCGGCCGCGTCGGCCACGCGCAGTCGACGCAGCGCCACGTGGGGTTCGACGGTCATGCCGACTGCAGCGGTGCGATCGCGTCGATCTGATCGGCGACGCGGGCCTCCGCGATCTCCAGGTCGTACCTGGTCTGCAGAGTGAGCCAGAACTGCGGATCCACCCCGAAGTAGCGTCCCAGGCGCAGTGCAGTGTCCGCCGTGATCGCGCGCTTGCCGTGCACGATCTCGTTGATCCGCCTGGGCGGCACTCCGATGGAGACAGCGAGCTTGTTCTGGGTGATGCCGAAGCCGTTGATGAAGTCCTCCATCAGGACCTCGCCGGGGTGGACCGGGGGATAGAGCTTGTCCGGCATGAACACTCCTCAGTGGTAGTCCACGATCTCGACGTCCTCCGGGCCCGCATCCGTCCACGTCAAGCAGATCCTCCACTGGTCGTTCACCCGAATGCTGTGCTGGCCGACCCGGCCCCCCTTGAGGGCCTCCAAGCGGTTGCCCGGCGGTATGCGCAGCGTTTCGAGAGTGGTGGCGGCATCGAGCAGATGCAGCTTCCGATTCGCGGTCCTGTGGATGCGCGGATCAAGTCTCTTCGCCGGTTCGCGACGCCACACGCGCTCGGTGCCCCGGTCGGCGAACGACCTGATCATGGGAGAAGTGTATGTCGCCGGGCGTCAATAACGCCAGGCGTTATGTCAGATTCCTGGCGCGTCACCGGATGCTCCGCTCGGCG
This genomic interval from Brachybacterium aquaticum contains the following:
- a CDS encoding GNAT family N-acetyltransferase, whose amino-acid sequence is MTVEPHVALRRLRVADAAAVHAAFASAPDMERQGDVATLVDAERYVARLVSESSPHEGWAIAADDALVGLVCVSVDEANLSGWFGYWMTESARGRGWMRRAAATVADWALTTRGLERLELGHRVNNPASGRVARAAGFVREGTERGKFLIDGERIDVDTYGRLRTDPGSQADPLPMSDAR
- a CDS encoding HigA family addiction module antitoxin; its protein translation is MPDKLYPPVHPGEVLMEDFINGFGITQNKLAVSIGVPPRRINEIVHGKRAITADTALRLGRYFGVDPQFWLTLQTRYDLEIAEARVADQIDAIAPLQSA
- a CDS encoding DedA family protein is translated as MSLLHMLMDPAQLLAHFGTAFWGIAHLIVFIECGLPFPLLPGDSLLFAVGMFSHGGQLGVPLIVSLLTLMVAAFAGNVAGYEIGRGVGARLYERDGRFLKRKHFDRTIEFFDRYGRRALVLGRFVPVVRTFITVVAGAGQMPRRVFLTWSAVGAALWVTLITTLGYAFGEVAVIRDHLEIAVLVLVALSVLPKVIEAQRRKLRGPARSDAASADAAESDSAEFTSAESTSAKVDAVEVA
- a CDS encoding type II toxin-antitoxin system RelE/ParE family toxin gives rise to the protein MIRSFADRGTERVWRREPAKRLDPRIHRTANRKLHLLDAATTLETLRIPPGNRLEALKGGRVGQHSIRVNDQWRICLTWTDAGPEDVEIVDYH